From the Bdellovibrio sp. ArHS genome, the window GCGCTTGTTCTGTCGTTTTCTACAGTTCCTGCTCTTGCAAGCCTTTGGCTTGGGGGAAGTGCAAAAGAAAAAGATCCCTGGCTGATGAGGCAGGCAGAGAGATTCTATCGTCCTATACTTAATTTTTTCTTAGGGCAGAGACTTGTTACGATTGGCGTCGGTATTCTGTCGATAATTGTCGCTGGAATCCTTTTTTCAACTCTCGGGGGAGAGTTTGTCCCGCAAATGGATGAGGCTTCCAGAACGATTCAGTTCGTCCGACCTGTCAATATTGGGCTTGATAAGTCCATTGAGTTCCAACGGAAGTCTCAAAAAATCATCGAAGAGTTTCCTCAGGTCGAATCCGTTTTTAGTCGAATCGGTACTGGTGAAGTAGCTACCGATCCGATGGGTGTAAATCTATCGGACACTTTTGTGATGTTTAAGGATCGTTCATTATGGCCTAAGGGTAGGGGGACATCAAAGACATGGTCTGAGGTTACGCAAAATATTGTGGAGCGGCTGGAAGAGGAAATTCCCGGTCAGCGTGTGCTTGTGAGTCAGCCTATTCAAATGCGTTTTAACGAAATGTTAGAGGGCACTAGAGCTGACATCTCAGTAAAAGTATTTGGTGACGATATGGAGAAGTTGACTGAGTTGACCCAAAAACTTGCGGATGTTATCCGAAAAGTTCCGGGAGCTGGTGACGTAGAGGCGGAGATGCAGGGAACATCGCCTATTCTAAAGATCAGCCCAGATACGAGTCTCCTAGCAAATCTTGGAGTGCCAAAGCGCGAAGTTTTAGAAACGGTGCAGATTGCTCTAGGTGGTGAAGAGGCCGGTTTTCTATTTGATGGAGTGAGACGCTTTCCGATTCTTGTCCGCCTCAATGAGGAAGATCGATCTGACTTGGTAAAATTAAAGACTCTTCCTGTCCAGATCGGCGATCGTTCTACGATCCCACTTCGTCAGGTGGCTGCAATACAGTTTGATGAGACTTATGGAGTTATCAACCGCGAGCAATCAAAGCGCAGAGCAGCCGTAATGATTAATCCTCGTGGGGTAGATACTGAAACTTTCGTCAAAAACGCACAAGCAATAGTGGATAAAGAACTAAAGCTTCCGCCTGGCTATTATATGGAATGGGGTGGAAACTTTCAGAACCTTCAGGAGGCCCGTACAAGACTATTGATTTTTGCTCCGGTCGCTCTCTTCCTCGTTCTGGCGATGGTTTTTTGGGCATTTGGAAGTGCCGCGCAGACCATTTTAGTTTTTGTTGGTGTTCCGCTTGCCTTGGTGGGCGGAGTATTGGGCCTTAAACTTAATGGGCTTCCGTTTAGTATCTCAGCAGGGATCGGGTTCATTGCACTTTCTGGTATTTCAGTTTTGAATGGTGTCGTTCTTGTGAACTGTTTCAACGATTTGCAACGCCAGGGCCTCAGTGGACTTGAGCTTGTACGACGGGGTACTTCTTTGCGAATTCGACCCGTCTTGATGACCGCTTTAGTTGCTATTTTTGGTTTTATCCCGATGATGCTTTCCACAGGTGTTGGCGCTGAAGTTCAGCGCCCCCTAGCAAGTGTCGTCATTGGAGGATTATTTTCTGCAACAATTCTGACTTTGGTCGTTTTACCGGTGCTGTACTTGATGTGCGAAAGGTATATGAAAAATCAGTTTGAGTGAAGCTGGGTTTTCCAGTGCAAACACTAGTCTCTTTGCCAAAGGTGTCCTAAAAAAGCATCGATAAAAAATCGATGCTTTTTTAGGATGCCGATCAAAGGTACGCTTCTTCGGCAAAATGAAGGAGCAACAATGGAGATACTTTTTGTACATGACTTAATTCCTTGGCCTAAACCGCTGAAGAAAACTCGCTCACGCGTAATCGCATTAAAGAACCAAGGTTGTTTCCATTCAGAAATTGCAAAGCGCGTTTGCATTACAAAAAGCACGTCCGTTGAAATCTGCAAACGAAATGCTTCAGAAATTAAGTTTCTTAAAACATTTAAAGGGACAAGTCCCTTTGGTTACATCCATTTCAAAGGAAAGCTTTTGATGGAAACCAGAGAGATGATTGTTGTGCATAATATTTTGCAACTTCATCAATCTGGCTATGGCCTCTCTGCGATTACTCAAAATTTAAATGATAAAAAAGTGAAGCCTCGAAGTGGGATCACTCTTCCATTCGGAAGATCATTGAGCGATACGATAGTGATTTGGAATTGATTGAAGGTTTTTTAGCAAAGTGCGTTTGAGAAAAGTGGTGGTCCACTCTTAACTCTAAACGAACTCGTACCTTCGGTGTTCTTCTGTGGCTGTATTTGAATTGACTGGTAAATAATTGGGATAAGACGGACAAGAGTTCGTTTTTGAAAATGGTCGGGGAGATAGGATTCGAACCTACGACCCTCTGGTCCCAAACCAGATGCGCTACCAGACTGCGCTACTCCCCGACGAGGAATGGACAATAAATAATTAGTGGCCCTGTTGTCAAATCACTAGATAGTAACGCACGACATTGCTATTCTTTTTTTCATGGAAAACTTCATCAATTCGCTTCCTAAACCGGTTCTCGCATTTTTAGCCATATTAGT encodes:
- a CDS encoding CusA/CzcA family heavy metal efflux RND transporter, with the translated sequence MINRIIHFSVYHRGVVLFMTALLAGLGWYSFNHLSIDAVPDITDTQVQVFSTVGGLSAEEVERNVTFPVENSMAGIAGVRQVRSLSRFGLSVVTVVFNDGADIYRARQMVSERLQGLSNELPKSVHPKLGPISTGLGEVFFYSIESKNPEKGEKRLAQLMEERSIQEWYVKPRLLTVPGVAEINTIGGFEKQYHVQPDPVKLARYGISFHEIVEALNATNQNVGGGYIQQTSEQFLVQGSGLLSDIDEIENTPVKNLDALRTILIKDVAKVTLASELRTGAAIIGSNEAVLGTVLMLMGENSRDVSIRVAERLEEIKKGLPEGVEIKVLYDRSELVNKTLGTIEHNLLFGASLVIIVLLLLLGNIRAAVITAFVIPLSLLITFIAMKYFGISGNLLSLGALDFGIIVDGAVIVLDHCVRKIHDGVKSRNRSLTKEEVQSTVYEATVEIRTAAGFGELIVVVVFLPVLALAGIEGKMFKPMAATFAIAVCSALVLSFSTVPALASLWLGGSAKEKDPWLMRQAERFYRPILNFFLGQRLVTIGVGILSIIVAGILFSTLGGEFVPQMDEASRTIQFVRPVNIGLDKSIEFQRKSQKIIEEFPQVESVFSRIGTGEVATDPMGVNLSDTFVMFKDRSLWPKGRGTSKTWSEVTQNIVERLEEEIPGQRVLVSQPIQMRFNEMLEGTRADISVKVFGDDMEKLTELTQKLADVIRKVPGAGDVEAEMQGTSPILKISPDTSLLANLGVPKREVLETVQIALGGEEAGFLFDGVRRFPILVRLNEEDRSDLVKLKTLPVQIGDRSTIPLRQVAAIQFDETYGVINREQSKRRAAVMINPRGVDTETFVKNAQAIVDKELKLPPGYYMEWGGNFQNLQEARTRLLIFAPVALFLVLAMVFWAFGSAAQTILVFVGVPLALVGGVLGLKLNGLPFSISAGIGFIALSGISVLNGVVLVNCFNDLQRQGLSGLELVRRGTSLRIRPVLMTALVAIFGFIPMMLSTGVGAEVQRPLASVVIGGLFSATILTLVVLPVLYLMCERYMKNQFE